A segment of the Candidatus Delongbacteria bacterium genome:
ATCGTGAGCATCAACGACGACGGCGAAGATTTTCCCTACCGCAGCTACCTGACCTGCTGCCTTGGGCCCGGCACCTACTATCTCGTGATCGACGGCTACGACAACACCGAGGCAGGCGACTACGAAGTTCTGGTCACCTCCGACGACACCGCCTGCCTGCCCACTGCCTTCGAGTGCCCGGCCGGTGCCATCAGCAACATCGAGCCCGATCAGTGCGGCGACTTCGTGAATGAAGTGTTCTGCGGCAGCACCAGTTGCGGCGAGATCGATGACATCAACGAGTCCGACCACTTCTGGCTCCAGCTGGCCACCGATCAGCACGTCACGATCAATGTCTACGGCGACGATACTCCGGGCCAGAACGCCTTCGGCTGGGGCTGCGATCCCTATGTCGAGGTGATCGACTTCAACAGCTTCTTCTGCGATGCCGTCCTGTACTCCGACGACGACAGCGGCACGGGCTTCGATTCCTATCTGGATATCGGCGTTCTGCCCGCGGGCCAGTACTACATCACCGTGACGGCTCCCTACACCAACGCCCAGGGTCCCTACATTCTGGACGTCGAGTGTGCCGCTCCCTGCCTGAACCCCGAGGACAACACCGCGACCAACCCGATCGTGGCCACCGATGAGTTCAACTGGGTCGACTATCAGGGCGAAGCCAACGCGCTGACCCTGAATGTCAATCTGTGTGACTTCTGCTCCGAACTGAACATCGGACCGGGCTCCTTCACCAACGGACACACGATCGATCAGCTCGACGGTGGCGAAGTCTGGATGAACCTGTTCCAGCCCGACTTCAACGCCCAGTGCTATGCCCTCGTGATCCAGGTGCTGCCGCCCTACGCTGCCATCGATCCCTGCACGCACCTCGTGGGTGTCGCCCAGAACGGCTCGTTGCTGGGTTGGTTCCCCAACGATGCGTCCGCCGGTCTGCTGCCCAGCCTCTACTGGAATGACGGCACCATGAGCTCCACTTTCGTGGTGGACGCCCCGGCCGCCTGCTGTGATCAGGTTTCCATCAACGTGTGGTACGAGGACTTCTGCCCGCCCGCCGATGCCCAGGACATTCCTGTGGACTTCACGCTGGGCCAGAACTTCCCGAACCCCTTCAACCCCAGCACCAGCATCGAGTTCAATCTGCCTGAGACGGCCGAGACCAGCCTGAAGGTCTACAGCCTGAATGGTGAACTGGTTGCCACCCTGGTGAACGGCATGATGTCCAGCGGCGCCCACAACGTCAACTTCGACGCCAGCGCCCTGACTTCCGGCATGTACTTCTACACCCTCGAGTCCAAGGGTGTGAGCCAGACCCGCAAGATGGTCCTGGTCAAGTAAGCACAGCGCCTTTCGCTTGCGATCCGCCCCCGCACGGCAACGTGCGGGGGCGGTTTTGTTTTTGTGATCGGAAAGACACGCCCCAGGGCAGGGCTCCCACGCAGGTCACCAGCCATTGCACGGTACGGTTCTGCACCGGGCATTGGAAAGAGGTTGTCTCTTGTCCTGTTTTTTGCTGGACTGCTGCCGTCGGCGCAATAATGGGGCAGGCCCGGCGTTTCACTGGCATATCGATCCAAGTTCAGCCCGGAGGATTTCAACAATGACACGACCCATGCGCATTGCGCTCTGGCTGCTGTCGGCCCTGGTGATGGGCGCCTGCAGCGACAGTGACAACAGCCTCTCCACGACCGAGACCACGACTGCCGTCAATGATGAAGCGGCCGTGATCATCGTGGACAACGTGGCCCTTGAAACCGGTGGTGTATTGGATGCCGTGGAACGCACCCTCAACGAGGCGGACCTGGGCACCCTGCTTGACCGAGCCGACCAGCCAGTCTCCAAGGACTTCGCCACGGCGGAAATGGTCTTCGATTCCACCACCTGCACCTGGACCCAAAGCCGCGAACGCAGTCGCGAAGGTGAATTCGCCGGCCACAGCTGGCAGGGCGTCCGGACGATTCACCTGATGGACGAGAATGGTGACTGCGTCGAGCGCCGGGACAGCCTTGGCACCGTGAAGGGCATGGACACCACCTTCGATTTCGAGGGCAGCAGCTGGAACCGTCGGGGTAGCTGGGAAAACAGCGGCATGGACCAGTGGCAGATCCGCGAACTCAACGATGAGATCGCTGGCGCTCTGGTCAATGGTGGCCACTCACGAGCCGGTTCTGGCGAGATGGTCTTCGGTGACGCGACTCGTACCTACGAGTTCACCATGACCCTGGCCGCCACGGATCTGCGGATCGTGATCGTGGATGGGCGACGGGTTCCCGTGGAAGGCACCATCGTCATCATCTATGATGCTGTCCGGAATGGCGAAGTCATCCATCGCGAAGCCACCATCACCTTCGGCAGCAACGGCGGGGAAGTGGTCATCGGCAACGGCAGTTACGGCTTCGACCCTGTCAGCGGCACTCTGGACTAGACCCTCGCGGTGGGCTCATCAATCGCGCGCCGAGCTTTGCATCCAGCCCGGCACAGCGGAGCCCGCCGCCTTATTCCGGACCGAACAGCCGGCCCCATGGCCGGCTCTTTCTCTCGCGACAATTTTTCTGGCTTCGGGCTTGGCATTCCATCCCCCGGCCTGAAGTGATACCTTCGCCATTCGGTTCTTGCGCCAACGAAGGCATCAACCCATCCGGGAAACGGAGGCTCAATGGAGCTGAATGAGGACGCCCCCCTGGTCGGCATCATCGACGATGATGAAGTCGGCGGATTCAAGCTGGAGCATCAGCTCCAGAAGCGCGGTTTCCGGGTCTGCCGGGCGCTCAGCGCCGAGGAGGGCTTCGTGATGCTCCGTGCCCAGCATCCCGACGTGGTCATCACCGACTGGGTCATGCCCGGGATGAGTGGCCCGGAACTCTGCCGCCTTGTCAAGGATGACGAGGATCTGAAGGAAACCTATCTGATCACCATTACCGCCAAGTCCGGCAAGGAAGACCTGGTCTCCGCCCTGGACAGCGGCAGTGACGATTTCATTCAGAAGCCCTTCGACAAGGAAGAGGTCTTCGCGCGCATCCGCAGCGGCTTGCGCGTGCGTTTTCTCCAGAAGGAACTGGCGCGCAGCCGGCATCTTCAGGGCATCCTGCAGACGGCGGTCACGATCCAGCATGAGATCAACAACCCGCTGGCGGTCATCCAGGGCCGGGCCGAGTTGTTGCAGATGGAGCTGAATTCCAGCCTGACCGACCAGCAGCAGGACCACCTGACCGCCGTGCTGAGCCAGTGCCGACGCATCCGGGATGCGGTGAAGAAGCTCAGCAATCTGACCGCGCCCGTGATCCAGCGCCACCCCACCCTGGGGGGCAACGACGGGGGCGACGAGATGATCGACCTGGGTGGGTCGAAGGCATCGCTCGAAGGAGGACGTTCGTGAAGCGTGTGCACGGAATCTGGCTGCTTGCTCTGGTTTTTCTGCTGGCGGCCTGCGAGATCGAAGAGAACCGGGACTACGGCGTCCTGCTGCTCCAGGTGAGCGACGCGGAGTTCCCGCTGACGCCCCTGACGCTGGAGATCACGGTCAATGACTCGCCTCCATTCCAGCGTTCCGTGAATGCGGAAACCCCACAAGTGCAACTGACCGGTCTCTCGCTGGACCGCAGCAACCAGATCCTGCTCAGTTCCTCCTTGCACGAACCTCACACACTGTCCCTGCAGTTTCCCGCGGGTGTCACCCAGCTGAGCGAGAATGTGGCGCTCGACCGCGTGCAGAATGCGGACTACTACTCTACGACCATCCGCACCTTCACCCATGCCGGTGTTGAACTGAACGGCCTGCCGCTGAGCGTTGAAGGAGCCGTGCTGCCTTTCACGACGCCCACCAGCATCGAACTTCCTCCGGACACCCCCGTGCTGATTTCCGTGTCGAACGGCAGCTGCAACCGTGGCGAGGCCGTGATTCAACTGGATTCCGACCAGGCGGGACGAGTGGATACGCTCTGGGTCGACGACCAGGATCTCCAGATCGTTCCCGGAACCACCGATGTGCAGGTGATGCTCGATGGCGTGCCGGTGGTGCTCATCAACGACCAGCTGCGGAATCCCACGCCGGGTTCCTGGCTGAGCGCCTACCTGCCGGGCCATGCCTATCAGGCAGGAGTTTCACGCACTCTCAGCGGAATGTGTGACGCGCCCGCCGAGTTCGACTGGACACCCGTCTCCGAAGGCTATCAGCTGAACCAGCTCTTTCCCGAATTCACCCTGCCGCGCTCCACGGACGGCAGCGATTTTCGACTCAGTGCCTATCGCGGACGAGTGGTGCTGGTCAATTTCTGGTTCATCAACTGTGTCCCCTGCCAGGCCGAACTCCCCCTGCTGCAGGACGTGCTCAGCGAGCATTTTGACGAGGGTTTCCGCATCCTGTCGCTGGACCCGATTGAACCATTGGCCACCCAGAGCGGGTGGGTCACCGACAACCCACAGTACACCATCGATTTCCTTGCCGACCTGCAGGCGCCCTATCTGGCGGCCGCGGCCGGTGTGCAGGTCTTTCCCAAGAATTTCCTGCTGGACCGCCGCGGTGTGATCCGCATGGTGGTCGGCCAGGTGGAAGAAGAGACCTTCACCAGTCTGGTGCAGCAACTGCTGGCCGAATAGCTGGCGCGACAACGACCCAATCAACACACGGAGCATATCATGAAGAACTGGATCCTGCTGCTGTGCCTGACATGGCTCGCGGCACCCGCTTTCTCGCAATGCCTGGAAATCACGCCTCCGGAAAGCCCCGAAGCCGTTCTGGTGAACCCGGAGTTTCCGCTGACCTACAAGATGTACTTCGATTTCGTCAACACAGGGGAAGACGCGCAGGCCGTGGATCTGGATTTCGAGAGAGTGTCCGGCGGAGACGCCTGGACGGTTTCACTGTGTCGCAATGTGACTCTGTGTTATCCACTGTGGCAACTGAACAATTTCCATGTGGTATACACCGACACGATTGCCGGAGGCGATCTGGACTTCTACGATGTGCAGGTGGTCACCAACACTCCAGCCTTTGATACCGGAGTCTACGACCTGAGCATTCTTCCCCAGAACTGCCCCGAGAATGGGGTGGATCTGACGGTCACGATCACCATCACCGACCAGGTTTCCGTGGACGTGCAGCCCCGGCAGTTCTTTCTGAGCCAGAACTACCCCAATCCCTTCAACCCCACCACCCGGATTCCCTTCGAGCTGCGCTCCGATGCGCGCATCAGTCTGGATGTGTACGACATCACGGGCCAGCTGGTGGCCAGTCCTGTGCGTGATGCGGGCTACTCCGCCGGTCTGCACGAAGTCAGTTTCGATGGCTCCAGCCTGCAGTCCGGTCTGTACTTCTACCGTTTCTCGACGCCCTGGGGCAGCCGGGACGGCAAGATGGTCCTGGCCCGCTAGATCCAACCGCTCAACGCGCGTGCTCTGGCCACTGGCCGGAGCACGCGTGTCCATATCCGGAGAGACGATTCATGCCTTTGCGATTTCGCTGGTTCGCCGCCCTGCTTGTCGGGTTGTGCTGCCTTGGTTCGGCCATGGCCGGGGAGAGTGTCAATTTCAGCCTGAAGGACATTGGCGGCAAGACCGTCGAACTGGCCCCGATGCTGGAAAAGGGGCCGGTGCTGATCAGTTTCTGGGGCACCTTCTGTGAGCCGTGCAAGAAGGAGATTCCCCACCTGATCGAGATTGTTGACGCACATGCCGAGCAGGGCATGCAGCTCCTGCTGGTCTCGATTGACAGCCCGCGCAGCCAGGGCAAAGTGCGGCCCTACGCCATGAGCCAGAAGTGGGAGCACCCCGTGCTGCTGGATGCCAACGGCAAGGTGATGAAGCAGCTGAAGGGCCAGAATCCACCGTATACGCTGATCGTCACGGCCGAGGATGTGATCTATCGCCACAGTGGCTATCGCCCGGGTGACGAGAAGGAACTGGCCGCTTTCGTCGAGAGCATGTTCAAGACCAAGGCCGATGGCGAATGAACTCATGCAACCTGCGGCTCCTGCTGCTGGCCGGCGCGATCCTGACCGGCTCGGCGCACGCTGATGAGATCGGCTGGACGGGCACCCTTGGACTGAATCTGGGCCAGGGCGAGATCCGCAACAGTCAGAACGATCTGCTGGATCGCGAATACCGCGAAGCCATTCTGGACACGGACCTGAGCTGGAAGCAGTTCCGGCTCAACACGGCGCTGGCCTGGCAGTCTCCCTCGGAGTTTCCGGATACGCGCACGATCGACTCCACCCTGATCCGCAAGGCCTCCCTGCTGCGCGCCTCGCTGGAATGGCAAGGACCCGTGCTGCTGCGGGCGGGCACCATCTCCACCACGTTCGGCCGGGGCATGTCTCTCAGCCTCTACCGCGACGAGCAGTTGCAGAATCCACTGCTTGACAAGATCGAGCGCGAGGACACGCCCACCACCTGGGACAGTTCGGTGCAGGGCGGCTACCTCGAGTACCTTGGTGAGACCGTGGCCCTGAAAGCCGTCGCCGGGCATTCCGACTACTACGGCAACCTGTTGGGCATCAATCCGGAATTCACTCGCGACCGGACGACTCTGGGTCTGGCCTGGAATACGGTGGACGATGTGGTGATCGACGCCGAGACCGATGCGCTGAACCAGGATGTCGAGAACCGCGAACTCTACCTGAGCCAGTATCTGGGCAATTGGGACTTCTTCGTGAGTCACCTCGAGCAGGTGGTTCCCGAGGGTGAAGCCAGGGTGGCCGGCAAGGGCGGCGTGGCCACCTACGCTGCCGTGGGTACCCAGCTGCTCGACTGGAGCGTGCGCGCCGAGTACAAGTACTACCGGCTGACCAGCGAGAAACTGCGCTTCAACAATCCGCCCATCGTGCAGCAGGAAATCCCCTCGCGCCTGATCGCTCGCAAGCGCAAGCGCTTCAATCATTTCGACGATGAGGTTGGCTTCCAGCTGGAGCTGCAGCGCCTGTTCCGGAATGAGATGGAAGTCTTCTTCTCGGCCGCCCAGACCTCACGCATGGATCCCGAATCCTCCAGCGCCACGCTGCTGCCCGAGCTCAAGGAAGTCCGCGACGCCTATCAGGAGTACACGGCCAACTGGCAATGGACCATGCCTTCCGCGAAGCATGTGATGCTGGGGCTGGCCTGGGCCGAGGAGAGCGAGGCCCGCGTGGATGCGCCCTCGATTCTGTATCGCAACATGGGTCTGTCAGGCAGTCTCTACACACCGCTGCCCCTGGTGCGCGGGCTGGAACTGAACGCCGAGTATCTCTCGCGTGAAGCCGTGTACGACAAGCACACCCAGGATCTGGCCCTGCTCTGGATGGACATTTTTCCGCTGCCCGATCTTTCGTTCAACCTGACCGCCGATTTCGAGCACCACAGCGACACCAACGAGGACTGGATGGGCTCCACGGAGGCGCGCTATGATTTTGCCACTCCGGGGGATCTGCATCACAGCCTGACGGTCTTCGCGGGCCGCTTGCGTGGCGGACTGGTCTGCAGCAGCGGCAACTGCCGCATCGTGGCTCCCTTCCGCGGAGCCAAGCTGCAGTACACCCTGCAGTTCTAGGCAGCGGATCGGATCCACCTGAGTGATCCGGTCGGCACAGAATCCCATGCCCGACAGAACGGACGTTCCGTGACCCAGACACCCGAGCGGCCCCTGCAGGAATTGCTGGCGGCCCTGCCTTCCATCGACAGCCTGCTGGCCGAACCGGTCCTGTCGAAGCCGGGCCTGCCCGCACGCCCGCTTCTGGTGCGTCTCTGCCGTCAGGAAGTGGAGCGCCTGCGCACGGGACTGAAATCGGGAAAGCGACGGCATCTGCCCGAAACCGGGACACTGGCCAGTCAGATTGCAGATCAGGCGCGTCGTCTGCTGACCGGTGGCATGCTGCACGTGATCAACGCCACCGGAGTGATCCTGCATACGGGGCTGGGGCGCGCTCCACTGCCCGAGCAGGCCCGCGAAGCCCTGCAGCGCATCACACGCTCGTTCACCAACCTGGAGTTCCGTCTGGAAACGGGTGCCCGCGGTGTGCGTCACGAGCGGGTAGCCGAGCTGCTCTGTCTGCTCACCGGGGCCGAAGGTGCCCTGGTCTGCAACAACAACGCCGCGGCCGTGCTGCTGATGCTGCAGGCACTCTGCCGTCGCCGCGAGGTAATCGTGTCTCGCGGGCAGCAAGTGGAAATCGGCGGCGGTTTCCGCATTCCCGATGTGATCCGCGAGAGCGGGGCCCGCATGGTGGAAGTGGGCACCACCAACCGCACCCATGCCAGCGACTATCTGCAGGCGCTGGGACCGCGCACGGCGGCGCTGCTGCGCGTACATCCATCCAACTACCGGATCAGCGGATTCACCAGCCAGGTCGAGCTGGGCGAGCTGGCCCGGCTGGCGCGCGAGCATGGTTGCCTGCTGCTGGACGACCTGGGCAGTGGCGCTCTGCATGAGCTGGGCGGATTCCGGGAACCCGAACCGCTGGTGGAACAGTCTCTGGCGGCGGGAGCCGACCTGGTGAGCTTCAGCGGCGACAAACTGCTGGGCGCTTCCCAGGCCGGGCTGCTGGTGGGGCGGCGCGAGCTGATTGCCAGACTGGAAAAGGCACCCCTGCTGCGCGCACTGCGCTGCGACAAGCTGGGGTTGGCCGTGCTGGAAGCCGTGCTGTCGATCCACGCCGAGGGCGGCGAGGCTCTGGCCGCACTGCCCGTGCATCGCATGCTCAGCGAGAGCCGGGAGCAGGTGCGATTGCGGGCCAGAAACAGCCTGACGGTGCTGGGTGTGGCTCCGGATGCCATTGAATTCACCCTTGGACACGGCCGGATACAGGTGGTGGACAGTCTGGCGCGCACCGGATCGGGTGCGTTGCCGGAAGAGGATGTGGCCAGCGTGGCGTTGCGTATCACAAGTTCGAAACTGAGTGCCGCGCGCCTGCAACGGGATCTGCGCTGCGGGACTCCCGCGGTGGTGGGAGCCGTGCGCGAGGAAGCGCTCTGGTTGGACTTCAAGGCGATTCTGCCTGGAGAAGAGACGCTGCTGGGAGAGAGCCTGGCGGGTGTGCTCAATTGACGCGCACTCCTGAATGGCAGGGTACTGTCGACTGAAACGAGGTAAGCATGGCGGGTTGGGCAGGCAAGATCATTGGCGGCGGCATCGGCTGGGCCGTCTTCGGACCGATCGGAGCGCTGATTGGAGGCGTGATCGGCAATACCTTCGACCAGCGCGGCGAGCGCACGGAGGACATTCCCTACGACTACTACCGCAATCAGGATTTCGTGCACCAGCACACCAGCCGCTTCTCGCGCAATCAGGGCGGCAGTTTCGCGGTGGCCATGCTGGTGCTGTTCGCCCACGTGATTCGCGCCGACGGGCACACCTCCAGTGCCGAGGTTCAGCGCGTGCGCGATTTTCTGGTGCGGCGCTTCGGACCCGACGAGGCCCGTGACATGCTGCAGATGTTCAGGCAGATCCTCAACCGACCGGTGGATGTGCGCGAGGTGACGGCCCAGATCGTGGTGCATCTGGACTATGCCGGCCGGCTGGAAATGTGTCACCTGCTCTTCGCCATCGCAATGGCCGACGGCCAGCTGAATTCCGAGGAAACCCGCGCGATCATGGAGATCGGGACACTGCTGGGCGTGTCCGAGCAGGACATGCGCACCGTGTTCGGGTCCAGCCGGCCCACAGGCACAGGCATGCAGGAGGACCCATTCGAGGTGCTGGGGGTGCCGCGCAGTGCCGACACCGATACGCTGAAGAAGACCTACCGCGATCTGGCCAAGAAATTCCACCCGGACCGTGTGCAGAGCCTGGGCGAGGAATACCGCGCCTTCGCCGAGGAGAAGTTCAAGAAGATCCAGAACGCTTGGGAGCTGATCCGCAAGGAGCGGGGGATCTAGGTGTCACACATCGTCATCGGCACGGCCGGTCACATCGACCACGGCAAGACTGCCCTGGTGAAGGCCCTGACCGGAATGGACACCGACACCCTGCGCGAGGAACGCGAACGCCAGATCACCATTGATCTGGGTGTGGCCTTCCTGGGCGATGGGGTCACGGTCATCGATGTGCCCGGTCACGAGCGCTTCATCAAGAACATGATCACGGGCGTGGCCACCCTGGACCACGTGCTGCTGGTGGTGGCCGCCGACGACGGCATCATGCCCCAGACCCGCGAACACACCGACATCCTGCAGCTGCTGGGCATCCGCAGCGGCACCATCGTGGTCACGAAGACCAGCATGGTCGATTCGGACTGGCTGGAACTGGTCTGCGAGGAATTGCGTGAGTTCGTGCGTGGCACATTCCTGGAACACGCGCCCCTGCATCGCGTGGACAGCCTCTCCGGCGCGGACATCGAGGAACTGCGCAGCGGTCTGCAGGCTCAGCTGGCCGAACTGCCCCCGGTGCAGGAATCGGGCATCTTCCGTCTGGCCGTGGATCGCGCCTTCAGCGTCAAGGGCCACGGCACGGTGGTCACCGGCACGGTGCTCTCGGGCCGCTTGAAGACCGGTGACGAACTGGAATTGCTGCCCAGCCTGCGGCGGACCAAGGCCCGCGGCCTGCAGACCCATGGCCAGCCCGTCGCGAGTGTGAGCCAGAACGACCGGGCCGCGATCAACCTGCAGGCCGTGGCACTGGACGATGTGCAGCGTGGCGACATCCTGGCCACCCCGGGCATCCTCAAACCCGGCACGCTGCTGGACGTGAGCCTGACTCTGCTGCCCGGCAGTCCGCCCCTGGCCAATCGCGACCGGGTGCGCGTGCACATCGGCACCTCGGAAATCCTGGCCCGCGTGGTGCTGCTGGGGCTGGAAGTACTTTCTCCCGGCATGCGCGCCGTGGCCCAGCTGCGCCTGGAAGAGCCGGTGGCCGCACTCAAGGACGATCGCTTCGTGATCCGTCGCTACTCGCCCATGCAGACCATTGGCGGCGGCCAGGTGCTGGATCCGCGCCCGCTGCGTCACCGGCCCCACGCGACACGCGTGCAGGAAACACTGGCCGGCCTCAACAGCTCGGGAACGGTGGCCGAGGAACTGCCCGCCCTGATGCAGGTCTCGCACCAGCCACTCTGGAAGCTGGGCGACGTGCAGAGCCGCTTCGGAGGCACTGTTCAGGAACTGGAGCCGGCCCTGCGTTCATTGGTGGACACGGGTGTGCTGGTCGAATTGAAAAGCGCTGGTGAAGCGGGCTGGGCGCTGCCTGCCACCCTTGCGGCCCTGAGCGAACGCCTGGTGCAGCAGGTGCGCCTGTATCACGAGCGCTTCCCCGAGCAGGCCCTGATGCCCCTGGCCGAGCTGCGCAGCCGCAGCGGTGTGGCCAGCGAGAACGCACTGTTCGACCACCTGCTGACTCAGCAAGCCTCGTCCCGCCTGCGCATCGAGGGTGCCGGTGTGGCCGAACGGACCCACGAAGTCACCATTCCCGCCAAGCTGCGTACCAGCATGGATGCGCTGCTGGCCCGCTTCCAGCCCGGCACCCTGCCCCCGCCGCGCCCCGTCGAGCTGGCCCAGGAACTGCAACTCCCGGCCAGTGATGTGCGCCGCCTGCTGAACCTGCTGCAGAACGAAGGCGCCCTGCTGGCGATTTCCC
Coding sequences within it:
- a CDS encoding T9SS type A sorting domain-containing protein, whose protein sequence is MKKILCATMVLLVAGSALASTSAIQPLDSNTPVAAQIKALKQDGQIIPRELRQQAADVYGYGMPTNLLGNQRDGGNNAGNATPIVFVAGSYSNTGSTLGKGNDQTSRDPRTPGFTCTNDSYSTSMTSEDAWYVFTLAGESTVTADTRLAGTTFDTCIALLDATGDIVSINDDGEDFPYRSYLTCCLGPGTYYLVIDGYDNTEAGDYEVLVTSDDTACLPTAFECPAGAISNIEPDQCGDFVNEVFCGSTSCGEIDDINESDHFWLQLATDQHVTINVYGDDTPGQNAFGWGCDPYVEVIDFNSFFCDAVLYSDDDSGTGFDSYLDIGVLPAGQYYITVTAPYTNAQGPYILDVECAAPCLNPEDNTATNPIVATDEFNWVDYQGEANALTLNVNLCDFCSELNIGPGSFTNGHTIDQLDGGEVWMNLFQPDFNAQCYALVIQVLPPYAAIDPCTHLVGVAQNGSLLGWFPNDASAGLLPSLYWNDGTMSSTFVVDAPAACCDQVSINVWYEDFCPPADAQDIPVDFTLGQNFPNPFNPSTSIEFNLPETAETSLKVYSLNGELVATLVNGMMSSGAHNVNFDASALTSGMYFYTLESKGVSQTRKMVLVK
- a CDS encoding response regulator translates to MELNEDAPLVGIIDDDEVGGFKLEHQLQKRGFRVCRALSAEEGFVMLRAQHPDVVITDWVMPGMSGPELCRLVKDDEDLKETYLITITAKSGKEDLVSALDSGSDDFIQKPFDKEEVFARIRSGLRVRFLQKELARSRHLQGILQTAVTIQHEINNPLAVIQGRAELLQMELNSSLTDQQQDHLTAVLSQCRRIRDAVKKLSNLTAPVIQRHPTLGGNDGGDEMIDLGGSKASLEGGRS
- a CDS encoding TlpA family protein disulfide reductase codes for the protein MKRVHGIWLLALVFLLAACEIEENRDYGVLLLQVSDAEFPLTPLTLEITVNDSPPFQRSVNAETPQVQLTGLSLDRSNQILLSSSLHEPHTLSLQFPAGVTQLSENVALDRVQNADYYSTTIRTFTHAGVELNGLPLSVEGAVLPFTTPTSIELPPDTPVLISVSNGSCNRGEAVIQLDSDQAGRVDTLWVDDQDLQIVPGTTDVQVMLDGVPVVLINDQLRNPTPGSWLSAYLPGHAYQAGVSRTLSGMCDAPAEFDWTPVSEGYQLNQLFPEFTLPRSTDGSDFRLSAYRGRVVLVNFWFINCVPCQAELPLLQDVLSEHFDEGFRILSLDPIEPLATQSGWVTDNPQYTIDFLADLQAPYLAAAAGVQVFPKNFLLDRRGVIRMVVGQVEEETFTSLVQQLLAE
- a CDS encoding T9SS type A sorting domain-containing protein, producing the protein MKNWILLLCLTWLAAPAFSQCLEITPPESPEAVLVNPEFPLTYKMYFDFVNTGEDAQAVDLDFERVSGGDAWTVSLCRNVTLCYPLWQLNNFHVVYTDTIAGGDLDFYDVQVVTNTPAFDTGVYDLSILPQNCPENGVDLTVTITITDQVSVDVQPRQFFLSQNYPNPFNPTTRIPFELRSDARISLDVYDITGQLVASPVRDAGYSAGLHEVSFDGSSLQSGLYFYRFSTPWGSRDGKMVLAR
- a CDS encoding TlpA family protein disulfide reductase, which gives rise to MPLRFRWFAALLVGLCCLGSAMAGESVNFSLKDIGGKTVELAPMLEKGPVLISFWGTFCEPCKKEIPHLIEIVDAHAEQGMQLLLVSIDSPRSQGKVRPYAMSQKWEHPVLLDANGKVMKQLKGQNPPYTLIVTAEDVIYRHSGYRPGDEKELAAFVESMFKTKADGE
- a CDS encoding L-seryl-tRNA(Sec) selenium transferase, whose translation is MTQTPERPLQELLAALPSIDSLLAEPVLSKPGLPARPLLVRLCRQEVERLRTGLKSGKRRHLPETGTLASQIADQARRLLTGGMLHVINATGVILHTGLGRAPLPEQAREALQRITRSFTNLEFRLETGARGVRHERVAELLCLLTGAEGALVCNNNAAAVLLMLQALCRRREVIVSRGQQVEIGGGFRIPDVIRESGARMVEVGTTNRTHASDYLQALGPRTAALLRVHPSNYRISGFTSQVELGELARLAREHGCLLLDDLGSGALHELGGFREPEPLVEQSLAAGADLVSFSGDKLLGASQAGLLVGRRELIARLEKAPLLRALRCDKLGLAVLEAVLSIHAEGGEALAALPVHRMLSESREQVRLRARNSLTVLGVAPDAIEFTLGHGRIQVVDSLARTGSGALPEEDVASVALRITSSKLSAARLQRDLRCGTPAVVGAVREEALWLDFKAILPGEETLLGESLAGVLN
- a CDS encoding TerB family tellurite resistance protein, translated to MAGWAGKIIGGGIGWAVFGPIGALIGGVIGNTFDQRGERTEDIPYDYYRNQDFVHQHTSRFSRNQGGSFAVAMLVLFAHVIRADGHTSSAEVQRVRDFLVRRFGPDEARDMLQMFRQILNRPVDVREVTAQIVVHLDYAGRLEMCHLLFAIAMADGQLNSEETRAIMEIGTLLGVSEQDMRTVFGSSRPTGTGMQEDPFEVLGVPRSADTDTLKKTYRDLAKKFHPDRVQSLGEEYRAFAEEKFKKIQNAWELIRKERGI
- the selB gene encoding selenocysteine-specific translation elongation factor, with product MSHIVIGTAGHIDHGKTALVKALTGMDTDTLREERERQITIDLGVAFLGDGVTVIDVPGHERFIKNMITGVATLDHVLLVVAADDGIMPQTREHTDILQLLGIRSGTIVVTKTSMVDSDWLELVCEELREFVRGTFLEHAPLHRVDSLSGADIEELRSGLQAQLAELPPVQESGIFRLAVDRAFSVKGHGTVVTGTVLSGRLKTGDELELLPSLRRTKARGLQTHGQPVASVSQNDRAAINLQAVALDDVQRGDILATPGILKPGTLLDVSLTLLPGSPPLANRDRVRVHIGTSEILARVVLLGLEVLSPGMRAVAQLRLEEPVAALKDDRFVIRRYSPMQTIGGGQVLDPRPLRHRPHATRVQETLAGLNSSGTVAEELPALMQVSHQPLWKLGDVQSRFGGTVQELEPALRSLVDTGVLVELKSAGEAGWALPATLAALSERLVQQVRLYHERFPEQALMPLAELRSRSGVASENALFDHLLTQQASSRLRIEGAGVAERTHEVTIPAKLRTSMDALLARFQPGTLPPPRPVELAQELQLPASDVRRLLNLLQNEGALLAISPEVQLTPACHATILERLRSFAADLPGGLFSVSQAGQCLDAPRRFTVPLLEYLDKTRITERVENDRRFLE